The Saprospiraceae bacterium genome includes the window GGGAACCGGTTCGATCGAATATACATTTCCTTCTGTTTGACATAATCCAATCGTAGGCCCGGTGATGGGGCCTGGCGAAACAGGTAGCTCTCCATTTAGCGTGGTCGTGGCGCTGGTGGTCCCTGTGCAGCCATTGCCATCTGTTACGGTCACAGAATAGGTTTGCACAGTGTCTGCAATAATGGCATGAGATGTCTCACCCGTAGACCACAAATAGGACACAAAACCAATCCCTACATCCAAGGTCGTCGTATTGCCTGCACAAAAGGAAAGTGAACCAGCGATAACAGGATTAGGTGCACTTAAAGCAACCACTTCCATACTGGTATTGCCTGAACATCCATTCGCATCTACTACTGTTACACCGTATAGGCCTGCTTCCACAACTTCAATTACCTGTGTAGTTGCCCCATTGGACCAATTATACTGACTAAATCCACTTCCGGCATCTAACATAGTGCTACTCCCAGGACAGAAAAAAGGATGGCCTTGGATAGTCGGGGTAGGTGCAGGGGTGAAAAAGGCCACCGTACTCGCGCTATTCGAACATCCATTGGCATCGGTCACGGTCACGGTATAGGTATCAGCCGCACTGACAATAATGCTAGCACCGGCCTCACCAGTGGACCAGGCATAACTCGTAAAACCACTCCCCGCTGTAAGCGTTGCGGTTTCCCCTGGACAAATGGCCGTTGCGCTAGGTAGGCTGATCGAAGGTAAAGGATTTACGGTAACAATAACACTATCTGAAGTACTGAGCCCACAGCCATTTCCATCATCAAAAGTTACGAAATAGGTTCCCGAACTATTCACTATGATGCTTTGGGTGGTTTCACCGGTATTCCAGGTATTTCCTGTGCTTTCACTAGACGTTAGTGTGATCATCTCCCCTTCACAGAAAGTTGTGGACTGGGTTGGGGCAATGCTAATGGTAGGTTGTGTTTCGTTGGGATTGCGGATGCTAATACTTGTAGCGCCCACACAACCATTGGTATCTGTTACGCTGACGGAATAGGTTCCTGTAGCGGAAATAGTAATGCTGGAACTCGTTGCTCCGGTCGACCAGGCATAACTATCATAGGTAGAAGCGACGGTTTTTTGCCCAATACTCACGGCATCTATTCCATTAAAACCAAAAACGGCAGGAGAGTTGATCGCCAGGCGAATTTGAGCGACATCAAAAGCCGTTAATGGAAATTCAATTTGCTGAATCCGAGCGACAGGAGGAGCGGCAAAAGCACTATCGACATAAACGACTTCAAAGGCGCCTGTATTTGGATTTTTTACATAAATGGTATCAATCGCACCTGGATTAAAGGTTTCATAAATGTTGATTATATTGATTGGTGCTGGATTGGGGAACCCTAATTCAATGTATTCCCGCTGGCCGTCGGCAGATTGACTCACCCATTGGCTTGGATTAGGCCCATATGCCGGGTAAAGATCAGGGGTGCCAAGGCTTTGGTTGCCATTAAAATCCACATTGGAAAAAGCAGAACTTACTCGGATGACCTCATTGGCAAATCGAGAACTAATACTTCCTACCTGCAATAGACCACTGCTCCCTTGACAAAGGCTTTCATCACCAGTAATCAGCGGACTCGCTAAGCCCGGCAACACCTCGGCCATAATCATTAAACGACCAGGAAGCGATTGTTGTCGTAAATTGGCGCCATCCAAATCCGCCCGAAAATAGGCGCTGTCTTGAATATAGGCCGTTTCCCATTGCACGCCAACAGGAAAATAGGGATCCGTAGGATCAGCCATTTGTGCCAAACCAACATAAAAAAAGCTATTGGAAAAGGCTGGAACATTGGGGAAATAAAAGGCATGATATTGGTCTACTTGGGTAGAATCTGGCGTAAAAACAGCAGAAGAATCTACTCGGTTACCATTCCCATCCAATAATACGGCATATAGTGCATGGTTGGCAGCTGAGGCATCCAGATAGATTTCGGTGCCATTCACCTTCCCACAGCCATTCATCCCGAATCTTGCCAAAATAAGGCCACTTTCCGCCCCAAAACCAGCATGGGTTACTGCTGTGGAGCCATCGTCGTAGGCTATGATCGAGGCATTAACTTGCTGCACATAGGCGCTGGTGTTATTGCCTGTAATATGCTCATCCGGTTGTGCTGGTATGGTAACAATAATGGAATCTGTTTCTTCCACACTCGGTATCCAACTGGCAAAAGAGACCAATTGTGAGGCATTCGCTCCAATACTTAGGTTTTGGGTATCTGAAAAGCGAATAGCGCCGCTGTCTTTGTCTTTAATGGTTAAATTGACGGGGGTATTTATAGGCGTGGCCGACCAGTTTTTTACCACGGCAGCAATAGGGCTGGGGGTACTAAAAGGAGGAGCAGTATAGCCCAATGCATGGATGGTTTCAACCGATACCACATCGACCAGGGCATCACTACCCAGTCTGGTAGCTGGTCGTAAGTCTGTCCCGCTGAGAAAGGTTTGATGGTTTAAAATATTCGCATCATTTTTAGCTACCAAACTCAATAAAATACGAAGCGAATCTTGCCCAAAAATGCCACGAATGCGCGTATTTTGGGCAGTAGCTAAAATGCTATTATTCGAAGAAAGTGGACCAGCGGCATTGGTATATTCCCAAGCGATATAAAGACCATTTCCGGCGTAGTTAAATACTTCAATGTTCGGTCCTGAAAAAGGAATATTGAATGGACCAATCGTATCCGGAATAAGGAC containing:
- a CDS encoding fibronectin type III domain-containing protein, whose protein sequence is MKNIIYPCLRVCLAIFFAIPFTISLLSQQLQVLPSDGSVSQEVAPQGGLRYQRHFYLLTPEELSQSLLGNGTTINSIGFTIAAAQSDTTRGSLKVYLQNTTDAESRQDTTWTVLSTNTTSVTLSGLIPGNYEWQVQADCPSGASNFTTSTNFVTAAPGDCNPAANLSATNATDQSVTLNWTAPFSTNFTDYLVEYSIAGTENWLSSTTTAQTLEITGLSPGNIYQWRVKTLCSNGVAAVAGASFVTENTSVCNPPSNLMVGSTTETTANLSWTADASATRHDIQYRPLGTSAWLFTISFSNTVNLAALLPGTTYEWRVKTICSSGSGAYTAGPPFNTTGETNCLPPIGLATAVLSDTSATLSWANRSGATSYTIRYRLRESIRWENAIAGMALVHADNVLIPDTIGPFNIPFSGPNIEVFNYAGNGLYIAWEYTNAAGPLSSNNSILATAQNTRIRGIFGQDSLRILLSLVAKNDANILNHQTFLSGTDLRPATRLGSDALVDVVSVETIHALGYTAPPFSTPSPIAAVVKNWSATPINTPVNLTIKDKDSGAIRFSDTQNLSIGANASQLVSFASWIPSVEETDSIIVTIPAQPDEHITGNNTSAYVQQVNASIIAYDDGSTAVTHAGFGAESGLILARFGMNGCGKVNGTEIYLDASAANHALYAVLLDGNGNRVDSSAVFTPDSTQVDQYHAFYFPNVPAFSNSFFYVGLAQMADPTDPYFPVGVQWETAYIQDSAYFRADLDGANLRQQSLPGRLMIMAEVLPGLASPLITGDESLCQGSSGLLQVGSISSRFANEVIRVSSAFSNVDFNGNQSLGTPDLYPAYGPNPSQWVSQSADGQREYIELGFPNPAPINIINIYETFNPGAIDTIYVKNPNTGAFEVVYVDSAFAAPPVARIQQIEFPLTAFDVAQIRLAINSPAVFGFNGIDAVSIGQKTVASTYDSYAWSTGATSSSITISATGTYSVSVTDTNGCVGATSISIRNPNETQPTISIAPTQSTTFCEGEMITLTSSESTGNTWNTGETTQSIIVNSSGTYFVTFDDGNGCGLSTSDSVIVTVNPLPSISLPSATAICPGETATLTAGSGFTSYAWSTGEAGASIIVSAADTYTVTVTDANGCSNSASTVAFFTPAPTPTIQGHPFFCPGSSTMLDAGSGFSQYNWSNGATTQVIEVVEAGLYGVTVVDANGCSGNTSMEVVALSAPNPVIAGSLSFCAGNTTTLDVGIGFVSYLWSTGETSHAIIADTVQTYSVTVTDGNGCTGTTSATTTLNGELPVSPGPITGPTIGLCQTEGNVYSIEPVPNTTHYVWTVPEGDTIISGQGSTSITVNFNQLSTGLIIVAASNACGQSPSISPTTLSVQGTPAAPGPISGPTTGLCHTQGNTYSIPAVGAASSYQWSVPAGASITSGQGTTSITVAFGALTTGSIGVTAINDCGGNAVAQTDQLVVEGAPSILAGRDIVVSNNTYTIAPVSGATSYLWESPSGTTIISGQGSNAITLSISDNFLTGVVCITPQNDCGEGQAICVEVPLNARLSSCQAAYIGYAPAECVTLEADAYGGTAPYTYAWSNGETSASIEVCPSETSNYSLSITDANGMTITKETEVEVYDIRCGVYNTFVEVCRVSGLSNTKRTLCVTQSRVSYYLDQGGYLGQCEQIVCAPTPAGISENRLNPSFIDQIGGGNSLLVFPNPAGEELELRFTVLIPEAVHLQVFDAKGQLLKQVALTIEEGENHYTLPLTDLAAGMYFIQLNGKNTVLQSRFVKL